A window of Zingiber officinale cultivar Zhangliang chromosome 5A, Zo_v1.1, whole genome shotgun sequence contains these coding sequences:
- the LOC121981848 gene encoding probable galacturonosyltransferase-like 7 — MLWLVRLSGLCSAAMLMVVLSPSFQSFPPAEAIRSSHYLRTPGGRYHRVAALSDFTDVSGFRRAPSFRNAGDCEVPSANGTSVCDPSLVHIAITLDEEYLRGSIAAVHSVLTHARCPESVFFHFLVSQPGLETVVRSAFPGLRFKAYFFDPDRVRGLISTSVRQALEQPLNYARNYLADILERCVRRVIYLDSDLVVVDDIAKLWRTGLGSRAVGAPEYCHANFTKYFTPRFWSDQRLAAAFAGRRPCYFNTGVMVLDLVRWRRSGYTRQIEQWMEVQKGGEAPGGPGRIYELGSLPPFLLVFAGHVAPIEHRWNQHGLGGDNIKGSCRDLHAGPVSLLHWSGSGKPWVRLDSNRPCPLDHLWAPYDLYGPDVA, encoded by the coding sequence ATGCTCTGGCTCGTCCGCCTCTCCGGCCTCTGCTCCGCCGCCATGCTGATGGTCGTCCTCTCCCCTTCCTTCCAATCCTTCCCTCCTGCCGAGGCCATCCGGTCTTCGCACTATCTCCGGACCCCTGGTGGCAGGTACCACCGTGTCGCCGCCCTATCCGATTTCACCGACGTCTCTGGATTTCGGCGCGCGCCGAGTTTCCGCAATGCCGGCGATTGCGAGGTCCCTTCGGCCAATGGAACCTCGGTCTGCGACCCGTCGCTCGTGCACATCGCCATTACCCTAGATGAGGAGTACCTGCGCGGTTCCATCGCAGCGGTCCACTCGGTGCTCACCCACGCCCGGTGTCCAGAGAGCGTCTTCTTCCATTTCTTGGTTTCGCAACCTGGCTTGGAGACCGTTGTGCGATCCGCCTTCCCCGGGCTCCGATTCAAGGCGTACTTCTTCGACCCGGATCGCGTCCGGGGGCTGATCTCGACGTCGGTGCGCCAGGCCCTGGAGCAGCCCCTCAACTACGCACGCAACTACCTCGCTGACATCCTCGAACGGTGCGTGCGCCGAGTGATCTACCTGGACTCGGACCTCGTGGTCGTCGATGACATCGCCAAACTATGGCGGACGGGGTTAGGGTCGCGCGCCGTGGGAGCGCCGGAGTATTGTCACGCCAACTTCACCAAGTACTTCACCCCGCGCTTCTGGTCCGATCAACGACTCGCAGCGGCGTTCGCCGGTCGCCGGCCATGCTATTTCAATACCGGGGTGATGGTGCTCGACCTCGTCCGGTGGCGACGCTCTGGGTACACGCGGCAGATCGAGCAGTGGATGGAAGTACAGAAAGGCGGTGAGGCACCCGGCGGCCCGGGGCGGATCTACGAGCTGGGCTCGTTGCCACCTTTCCTTCTCGTCTTCGCCGGGCACGTGGCGCCCATCGAGCACCGGTGGAACCAGCACGGGCTCGGCGGCGACAACATCAAAGGCAGCTGCAGGGACCTGCACGCGGGGCCGGTGAGCCTGCTCCACTGGAGCGGCAGCGGCAAGCCGTGGGTGCGGCTCGATTCAAATAGGCCGTGCCCGCTCGATCACCTCTGGGCGCCTTACGATCTCTACGGTCCCGACGTCGCTTGA